A window of candidate division KSB1 bacterium genomic DNA:
ATCCCAGGTCGATGGTAAGGCCCCTTTCCTTTTCCTCCTTGAGCCGGTCCGGATCGGTTCCGGTCAGGGCCTTCACGAGGCTGGACTTGCCGTGATCGACGTGGCCGGCGGTTCCGATGATGGCACGACGGGGCGACGCGTCGGAGCTCATGCTTCCCCTTCCACCTCCGCGGTTCCGGGTCCAAGCCACCTTCGCTCGGGCACTTGAGGATCAGAGATGCCCGTCCACCGCCGCCAGGAGGCTAGCCGCCTCGATCGGTACAACCCCCACCTCACCGCAGACCACCCCCGCGGCGTAGTTGGCCAGAAGAGCCGCCTCTACCGGAGTGGCGCCGGCTACCATGGCCAGTGTCGCCGTGCTGATGACCGTGTCGCCGGCTCCACTCACATCCGCTACTTTCCGCGCCCGCGTGGGCACCCTCAAACAGGTGTCGCCGGCGCCAAAAAGCGCCAGTCCCTCTTCTCCCAGCGTGATCATCAGATACTGGCAACCGAGACGCCGTTTCAGCTCCCGTCCAGCCGCCTCCAGTTGCTCCGCCGTACGAATAGGCTTACCGAGGGAAGCTTCCGCCTCCTTGCGATTCGGCTTGAAAAGGGTGACACCCCGGTAGGCGAAGAAGTTGTCGAACTTGGGGTCCGCGCTTGTCAGAATCCCCCGCTGCGCGGCCAGCCTCAAGGTCTCCTCAATGAGCGCGGGGGTGAGGACCCCCTTGTTGTAGTCCTCGAAGAGGATGGCGTCGGCACGGTGCGCAAGCTCTGCGATGGCCCCCAGCAGCG
This region includes:
- the rfaE1 gene encoding D-glycero-beta-D-manno-heptose-7-phosphate kinase; the protein is MSHREDIPDISRARAEEILAAMRGRRIVVVGDLMLDRYVWGVVSRISPEAPVPVVEVTDESARLGGAANVVNNLLGLGAVAYPVGVIGPDPYGEQVQELLVRQGIPTRGVIIEEGRTTTVKTRVIAHSQHVVRVDRESRAPIREETQAALLGAIAELAHRADAILFEDYNKGVLTPALIEETLRLAAQRGILTSADPKFDNFFAYRGVTLFKPNRKEAEASLGKPIRTAEQLEAAGRELKRRLGCQYLMITLGEEGLALFGAGDTCLRVPTRARKVADVSGAGDTVISTATLAMVAGATPVEAALLANYAAGVVCGEVGVVPIEAASLLAAVDGHL